A window of Peromyscus eremicus chromosome 7, PerEre_H2_v1, whole genome shotgun sequence contains these coding sequences:
- the LOC131914090 gene encoding putative gustatory receptor clone PTE03: MELENQTDVIEFFLLGLSEDQELQPLLFGLFLLMYLVTVFGNLLIILAIVSDSHLHTPMYFFLSNLSFTDICFSTTTVPKMLVNLQRQSKAISYTGCITQLSFVLLFAGMENFLLAAMAYDRYVAICTPLHYTSVMKFHLCFLMILFSLCISIMDALLHGLMILRLSFCTYLEIPHFFCELDQVIKLACSDTLINNILVYTVTSALGGVPLLGIIFSYFKIISSILRMPSPGGRYKAFSTCGSHLSVVSLFYGTAFGVYISSALTESHRETSVASLMYTVLPPMLNPFIYSLRNRDMKKALRKII; encoded by the coding sequence ATGGAATTAGAAAACCAGACAGATGTAATAGAATTCTTTCTCTTGGGACTCTCAGAGGATCAAGAACTTCAGCCCCTACTCTTTGGACTGTTCCTGCTTATGTACCTTGTAACAGTTTTTGGGAACCTGCTCATCATCCTGGCCATTGTCTCTGACTCCCACCTCCACACTCCaatgtacttcttcctctctAACTTATCCTTCACTGATATCTGCTTCAGCACCACTACTGTCCCTAAGATGCTGGTAAACCTTCAGAGACAGAGCAAAGCCATCAGTTACACAGGCTGCATTACCCAGCTCAGCTTTGTCTTACTTTTTGCTGGAATGGAAAACTTTCTACTTGCAGCAATGGCTTATGACCGTTATGTGGCTATCTGTACTCCACTTCACTACACATCTGTCATGAAATTCCACCTGTGTTTTCTTATGATTTTATTCTCTTTGTGCATTAGCATTATGGATGCCCTTCTGCATGGTTTAATGATTTTGCGTCTATCTTTCTGTACATATCTTGAAATTCCCCACTTCTTCTGTGAACTTgatcaggtcatcaagcttgcaTGTTCTGACACTCTCATCAATAACATTCTGGTATATACAGTGACTAGTGCATTAGGTGGTGTGCCCCTACTAGGGatcattttctcttattttaaaattatctcttcCATCCTGAGAATGCCATCACCAGGAGGTAGGTATAAAGctttctcaacatgtgggtctcaTCTGTCAGTTGTTTCCTTGTTCTATGGGACAGCTTTTGGTGTATATATTAGTTCTGCACTTACAGAGTCACACAGAGAGACTTCTGTGGCATCGCTGATGTATACTGTGCTCCCTCCAATGCTGAACCCATTTATCTATAGTCTGAGGAACAGAGATATGAAGAAAGCTTTGAGGAAAATTATCTAA